DNA from Caldanaerobius fijiensis DSM 17918:
GCAAATAAATACTGCAGCAGGGAATATGGAGGGGAAAGAGGTAAGGTTTGGCACAGAACAATCGGCCATGTTTGCAACGGTTACTACAGCATTTACTACTGGTTCTGTAGACAGCATGCATGATTCATATACGCCATTAGGAGGCGCTGTGCCTCTCAGTCTCATGATGCTCAATACGATTTTTGGAGGCGATGGCGTCGGGTTAATCAATATCATCACCTATGCTGTATTGACGGTGTTTATTACAGGTTTGATGGTAGGACGGACTCCAGAATTTTTAGGGAAGAAAGTGGAAACAAAGGAAATGAAATATATAGCACTGGCCATTTTGATACATCCATTGCTTATACTTTTTGCTACTGCAATTTCGATATTATTGCCTGCAGGAAGAGCTTCTATAAACAATCCAGGCTTTCATGGTATCACTCAGATGCTTTACGAATTTACGTCGGCAGCAGCTAATAATGGGTCGGAATTTGCAGGGTTTATCGGCAATACTTCATTTATGAATATTATGACAGCTTTGGTGATGCTTATAGGAAGGTATGTGTCGATTTTCTTACTGCTGGCGGTTGCAGGATCTATGGCAAAAAAGATACCGGCGCAGCCAACGCTTGGAACATTCAGAACAGATAGTGCGTTATTTGGTTTGATATTTATAGCCGTAATATTCATAGTAGGTGCATTGACGTTTTTCCCGGCATTGATATTAGGGCCTATATCAGAATTTCTAAAAACTTTATAACGAGGTGCTGAAACATGAACGGTATTATAAAAAATGCGGTTTTAGATTCTTTCAAAAAGCTGGATCCCAAATCTATGATAAAAAATCCCATAATGTTTGTGGTGGAAATTGGAACACTTATATCACTGCTCACAACTCTATTTCCCACTTTTTTTGGGAGTACAGCTAAAGACGTATGGTATAATGGCACTATTACCTTGATATTGTTCATAACCGTGTTGTTTGCTAACTTCGCTGAAGCGATTGCAGAAGGCCGAGGTAAGGCTCAGGCAGAAACCCTTAAAAAGACGAAAAAGGAAACAATAGCAAGGGTTATAGATAAAAATGGGAAAATATACGAAAAGACCTCATCAGAGCTGAAAAAGGGCGATGTGGTTTTAGTCAAGGCTGGCGAATTAATTCCCGGTGACGGCGAGATTATCGAGGGTATCGCAGCTATTGATGAATCAGCTATTACAGGTGAATCTGCTCCTGTGATCAAAGAAGCAGGTGGGGATTTTAGCTCTGTGACAGGCGGTACAAAGGTTATCAGCAACGAGATAAAGATTAAGATAACAGTGTCTCAAGGAGAATCATTTCTTGACAGGATGATAAGCCTGGTAGAAGGAGCTAATAGACAGAAATCGCCCAATGAAATAGCACTGACCACTTTATTGGTTAGCCTTACCATCATATTTTTGGCTGTTGTCATGAGTTTTAGACCCATCGCGGCATATATGGGGATTAATGTAAGTGTTACTACACTTCTGGCTTTGTTGGTATGCCTTATTCCTACTACTATTGGAGGCTTGTTATCTGCTATAGGTATAGCAGGTATGGATAGGGTTGCTAAATTTAATGTTATAGCTAAGTCGGGTAAAGCCGTGGAAGCAGCCGGAGATATAGATACGATGCTTTTAGATAAGACAGGTACCATAACTTATGGCAACAGGATGGCCGATGATTTCATTCCCGTTGGTGGGCATTCTAAAGAAGAGGCCACGTATTATGCCATGCTGGCGTCTTTAAAGGATTCTACCCCTGAAGGCAGATCAATAGTAGAACTGGCTAAAAAAAGAGGTGTCACTATCAGTGAAAGCGTGCTTAAGAATGCCAGGGCGATTGAATTTAGCGCAGAGACCAGAATGAGCGGGTTAGACCTTGAAGATGGCACTAAGGTGCGTAAGGGTGCTAGTGATATGGCTATCAAATTTGTCAAGGATGCCGGAGGTAAGGTACCTGATGAGTTAAATGCAGAGGTGGACAAAATATGTAGATTGGGCGGTACACCTCTTGTGATTGTGAAAAATAATGAGATAATTGGGGTTATATACTTAAAAGACACTATAAAGCCTGGCATGCAGGAGAGGTTTAAACAGCTGAGAAAAATGGGAATAAGGACTGTCATGGTAACAGGGGATAACCCTCTTACAGCAGCCACAATTGCCAGAGAAGCAGGAGTTGATGACTTTATTGCTGAGAGCAAGCCTGAAGATAAGATTAAGGCAATTAAAGCTGAACAAGCAAAAGGGCGTCTTGTGGCCATGACAGGAGATGGTACCAATGATGCTCCGGCACTGGCTCAGGCTGACGTGGGTCTTGCAATGAACAGTGGTACCATGGCGGCAAAAGAAGCGGCCAATATGGTGGATCTGGATTCAAATCCTACCAAGATAATCGAAGTGGTAGCCATAGGAAAACAGCTGCTTATGACCCGTGGTGCTCTTACTACTTTTAGTATTGCCAATGATGTAGCCAAGTACTTTGCTATACTGCCTGCAATTATATCAGGGGCTTTGCCTTCTATTAATATACTAAACATAATGAAACTGTCGTCGCCACAGAGCGCTATATTATCTGCGCTTATCTTTAATGCAGTGATTATACCTGCTCTTATACCGCTGGCTATGAAAGGGGTAAAGTATAAGCCTATGAGCGCGGGATCACTTCTTTTGAAAAACCTGCTGTTGTATGGACTTGGAGGTATTATTACGCCTTTTATTGGTATAAAAATAATTGATGTAATAATATCGATGTTGTAAATGGTGGAGGTTGTAAAATGGCAAATAATATATGGAAGTCATTGAAATTGACTCTTATCTTTATGTGTATATTAGGGATTATTTATCCGGTGCTTATGGCACTGGTAGCCAGAAGT
Protein-coding regions in this window:
- the kdpB gene encoding potassium-transporting ATPase subunit KdpB is translated as MNGIIKNAVLDSFKKLDPKSMIKNPIMFVVEIGTLISLLTTLFPTFFGSTAKDVWYNGTITLILFITVLFANFAEAIAEGRGKAQAETLKKTKKETIARVIDKNGKIYEKTSSELKKGDVVLVKAGELIPGDGEIIEGIAAIDESAITGESAPVIKEAGGDFSSVTGGTKVISNEIKIKITVSQGESFLDRMISLVEGANRQKSPNEIALTTLLVSLTIIFLAVVMSFRPIAAYMGINVSVTTLLALLVCLIPTTIGGLLSAIGIAGMDRVAKFNVIAKSGKAVEAAGDIDTMLLDKTGTITYGNRMADDFIPVGGHSKEEATYYAMLASLKDSTPEGRSIVELAKKRGVTISESVLKNARAIEFSAETRMSGLDLEDGTKVRKGASDMAIKFVKDAGGKVPDELNAEVDKICRLGGTPLVIVKNNEIIGVIYLKDTIKPGMQERFKQLRKMGIRTVMVTGDNPLTAATIAREAGVDDFIAESKPEDKIKAIKAEQAKGRLVAMTGDGTNDAPALAQADVGLAMNSGTMAAKEAANMVDLDSNPTKIIEVVAIGKQLLMTRGALTTFSIANDVAKYFAILPAIISGALPSINILNIMKLSSPQSAILSALIFNAVIIPALIPLAMKGVKYKPMSAGSLLLKNLLLYGLGGIITPFIGIKIIDVIISML